In Sphingobacterium thalpophilum, a genomic segment contains:
- a CDS encoding GNAT family N-acetyltransferase, with product MNKFEIRKATLADKGRIWEIIQQAIALRKEQGSRQWQDGYPNEDVVQSDIDKGYGHVVEVERRIVGYVAIIFDVEPAYNDIDGKWLSDGSYVGIHRLASAQDPHMKGVGTAIMSGVEEIAIDHGVYSIKVDTNFDNGGMLHVFEKLGYRYCGEVHFRGASRKAFEKLLK from the coding sequence ATGAACAAGTTTGAAATACGAAAAGCGACATTAGCTGATAAAGGACGGATTTGGGAAATTATACAACAAGCAATTGCCCTCAGGAAAGAACAAGGTAGCCGACAATGGCAAGATGGTTATCCGAATGAAGATGTGGTTCAGTCGGATATTGATAAGGGCTACGGGCATGTCGTTGAAGTGGAGCGTAGGATTGTAGGTTATGTTGCTATTATTTTTGATGTCGAACCTGCATATAATGATATTGACGGAAAATGGTTAAGTGATGGTTCTTATGTCGGTATACACCGACTGGCCTCGGCGCAGGATCCGCATATGAAAGGTGTGGGGACGGCTATTATGTCCGGGGTGGAAGAGATAGCCATCGATCATGGCGTTTATAGTATTAAGGTGGATACTAATTTTGACAATGGGGGTATGCTGCATGTGTTCGAAAAGTTAGGGTACCGCTATTGCGGGGAAGTACATTTTAGGGGAGCGTCACGCAAAGCATTTGAAAAACTATTAAAATAA